Proteins encoded by one window of Dreissena polymorpha isolate Duluth1 chromosome 11, UMN_Dpol_1.0, whole genome shotgun sequence:
- the LOC127850461 gene encoding uncharacterized protein LOC127850461 isoform X1: MSSPNKSPGLVRVNFDPPQTLMLISGIGPKLARIIVQLRQESGNLDLDTLEVLIRRPLSERELDQLDFAENPMLAATSQSSGTGEHPSRSRAPEPMFESTPYLNQDQMKAELASQISDLEAEITRWEEFPGIWSDFLPQFAKPLFPKRLLFQPDPVVVTGMPILSDVASSAPAPPQSLGLPQMRAGRADYNVPAQFRETSAEHLGHFRAPRSPPAPIMRPCPTHFTMPSNQPVVSGVPLYNNQPVASGVSLPSNQPVVSGVPLYNNQPVASGVSLPSNQPVVSGVPLFNHQPVASGVSLPSNQPVVRGVPLYNNQPVASGVPLYNNQPVASGFSMPNNPPVVSSVPVQSTLPVVGNLTVASNLPILGNNPAHNNPPVAGNPTLLSSVPVQTSPPVPINPPSQRDRDVLTKLPKSLLFDGCSNWLLFKRKFERYARMQDWSDEECDDCLGWCLTGKAVDFYALLTEGRETLPYAELMQRLQERFGAKELPATAQGRFQVAHQEVGESLDDWSDRVLTLATTAFRDLPYAYATEQAVTKFCHGLLDKEAAKHVSLQIPTSMGDAMNMMKIYSHVLLACAAAPRDSQESERVSRCVHEVRRAPSPDTVIGSAVDKLTQVVDRLLGSVGQLSDSCGSQDDDSRVRQPVQVFRSDEDEGLYGEYAAEGSNEDGAQNRGFNKQRHVRCHEGTGGGCPRGHRDIHAYERGSGPNAYQGSGAGNRRNNGYRSGYQNSNVRPEGSKRGRYGSNWGEYPGMARRDISCLFGDLEHFRCDCRVGAGSVANNESIPMSVTEAAEQQSRPEVGRVNQLGSAAQFCLKVQVGDVMVDAVIDSAAEVSLISDRVYKAMKQPPPKQRDVKLLMTGRDASMQGFVVGPVKLKIGNYWYQQHLYVAPTDVDMLLGFDILMNPGRAIINMAEATIIFDGQVLSLEGGSLQHTDHVHDAVPFALPTASEVVRDPQMVTDESTERDHGGSSYVGTFRVQRVAVQSGVRATPTAGHADPAGVTAEDSREKASSCGVTAADRRKRASGYGVTSEVRWNSACGYRVSTSNIKLPTVQEVVRHIGVCTDESTEGGNGKTGGVGGREDEFTEGIDDAVPLQLPTVCEVVRHIGVCTDMSTVRGNGETGVVGDDEDVLTEGVEYAVPLVLPTVREDVRHIGVCTDMSTVRGNGETGGFDNAVPLALPTEDVRHIGVCTDMSTVRGNGETGGFDNAVPLALPTEDVRHIGVCTDMSTVKGNGETGGVGYAVPLAPPTVREVVRDIGVCTDVSTGGGNGETEDVSDEAAAAKGDNSGKPDPDQQGLSSFESTEESSSYGNSVGIVLTGLPKRPVGIVPQELSSFQSTSEESSSYGNSVGIVLTELPKRPAGIVPQELSSFQRTSEESSSYGNSAGIVPQELSSFQSTSEESSSYGNSVGIVLTELPKRPAGIVPQELSSFQRTSEESSSYGNSAGIVPQELSSFQRTSEESSSYGNSVGIVLTELPKRPAGIVPQELSSFQRTSEESSSYGNSAGIVPQELSSFQSTSEESSSYGNSVGIVLTELPKRPAGIVPQELSSFQRTSEESSSYGNSVGIVLTELPKRPAGIVPQELSSFQRTSEESSSYGNSAGIVPQELSSFQSTSEESSSYGNSVGIVLTELPKRPAGIVPQELSSFRNTSKESSSYGNPVGTVLTGLPKRPVGINPQGPSRFVESSSHGNPVGIVQHGLPNFPTSIAHQGSSRFESSGYGNPAGIAPRPSRDCPVRGVNRSESSSRRFPSGNTQRNQFSHGDPSVNRQSSACGYGVVASVRQKISEDGSRGPFRRGSEGWRPSSSRRWERSQRWKLSKCVSERGGLK, from the exons ATGAGTAGCCCAAATAAGTCTCCGGGTCTTGTACGTGTAAATTTCGACCCCCCACAAACTTTGATGTTGATCTCCGGAATAGGGCCCAAATTGGCGCGGATCATTGTCCAACTTCGACAGGAATCAGGTAACTTGGACCTGGACACCTTGGAGGTCCTGATTAGGCGGCCCCTAAGTGAGAGGGAGTTAGACCAGCTGGATTTTGCAGAAAATCCAATGCTTGCAGCGACGTCCCAGTCCAGTGGAACGGGAGAACACCCAAGTAGGTCCAGGGCCCCTGAGCCAATGTTTGAAAGCACGCCATACCTAAACCAGGACCAGATGAAGGCAGAGCTAGCCTCTCAGATATCAGATTTAGAGGCGGAGATCACTCGATGGGAGGAGTTCCCGGGGATATGGAGCGATTTCCTTCCCCAGTTTGCAAAGCCTTTGTTCCCCAAGCGTCTGTTGTTTCAGCCAGATCCTGTGGTGGTGACAGGCATGCCGATACTGTCTGATGTTGCATCAAGCGCCCCCGCCCCGCCCCAGTCGTTAGGTTTGCCCCAGATGAGGGCTGGTAGGGCAGATTACAATGTGCCAGCACAATTTAGAGAGACGTCCGCAGAGCATTTGGGACACTTTCGGGCCCCAAGAAGCCCTCCTGCTCCTATAATGCGTCCTTGTCCAACCCATTTCACCATGCCTAGCAACCAACCTGTTGTAAGTGGCGTCCCATTGTATAACAACCAACCTGTTGCAAGTGGCGTCTCACTGCCTAGCAACCAACCTGTTGTAAGTGGCGTCCCATTGTATAACAACCAACCTGTTGCAAGTGGCGTCTCACTGCCTAGCAACCAACCTGTTGTAAGTGGCGTTCCGTTGTTTAACCACCAACCTGTTGCAAGTGGCGTCTCACTGCCTAGCAACCAACCTGTTGTAAGAGGCGTCCCATTGTATAACAACCAACCTGTTGCAAGTGGCGTCCCGTTGTATAACAACCAACCTGTTGCAAGTGGCTTCTCAATGCCAAACAACCCACCCGTTGTGAGTAGTGTTCCCGTGCAAAGCACCCTACCGGTGGTTGGTAATCTCACAGTAGCCAGCAATTTACCTATATTAGGTAATAACCCTGCACACAACAATCCACCCGTTGCAGGTAACCCTACCCTACTCAGCAGTGTCCCCGTTCAGACAAGCCCTCCGGTCCCAATTAACCCCCCGTCCCAGCGGGATCGGGATGTTTTGACCAAGCTGCCAAAGAGCCTGCTATTTGATGGATGCAGCAATTGGTTGTTGTTTAAGAGGAAGTTTGAGCGTTACGCCAGAATGCAAGATTGGTCTGACGAAGAATGCGATGATTGTCTTGGTTGGTGTTTAACTGGTAAGGCGGTGGACTTTTATGCATTACTGACCGAAGGAAGGGAGACGTTACCTTACGCCGAGCTTATGCAGCGGCTGCAGGAGCGCTTCGGCGCTAAGGAGCTCCCTGCTACGGCTCAGGGCCGTTTCCAAGTTGCCCATCAGGAAGTAGGCGAGTCCCTGGACGATTGGTCCGATCGAGTGCTGACGCTGGCAACAACGGCATTTCGTGATCTGCCCTATGCGTACGCCACTGAGCAggcagtgacgaagttttgtcacgGTTTGCTTGACAAGGAGGCCGCCAAGCATGTAAGCCTGCAGATACCCACATCGATGGGAGATGCGATGAACATGATGAAGATATATAGCCATGTTCTGTTGGCTTGCGCCGCGGCTCCGAGGGATAGCCAAGAGAGTGAGCGAGTGTCGAGGTGTGTTCATGAGGTGAGAAGAGCACCCTCTCCAGATACAGTAATTGGGTCggcggtcgacaaattgacccaggtggtGGATCGGCTGCTGGGTTCTGTGGGGCAATTATCGGACTCTTGTGGGAGCCAGGACGATGATTCTCGCGTCAGACAACCAGTTCAGGTGTTCCGTTCCGATGAAGACGAGGGATTGTATGGCGAGTATGCAGCCGAAGGTTCCAATGAAGACGGCGCCCAGAACCGGGGGTTCAACAAGCAACGCCACGTTAGGTGTCACGAGGGTACAGGTGGCGGCTGTCCACGTGGGCATCGGGACATACATGCCTACGAAAGGGGATCCGGCCCAAATGCTTACCAAGGGAGCGGCGCCGGTAACCGGCGAAACAACGGGTACCGTAGTGGGTACCAAAATTCAAATGTCCGCCCCGAGGGATCGAAGCGAGGCAGGTATGGTTCAAATTGGGGCGAGTATCCCGGGATGGCGAGGCGGGACATATCGTGCTTGTTTGGTGATTTGGAACATTTCCGGTGTGATTGTCGTGTGGGCGCCGGGTCCGTTGCCAACAATGAGTCGATACCGATGTCAGTTACCGAGGCGGCGGAGCAGCAGAGTAGACCGGAAGTAGGTCGCGTCAACCAGTTGGGTTCAGCTGCGCAGTTTTGTTTGAAGGTTCAGGTTGGTGACGTAATGGTTGATGCAGTGATTGATTCGGCAGCGGAGGTCAGCCTCATCTCAGATCGGGTCTATAAGGCCATGAAGCAGCCACCTCCCAAGCAGCGTGATGTCAAGCTGTTGATGACAGGGAGGGATGCCTCCATGCAGGGTTTTGTTGTAGGCCCAGTTAAGTTAAAGATTGGTAACTACTGGTATCAGCAACATTTGTATGTAGCCCCGACAGATGTCGATATGCTACTTGGTTTCGACATTTTGATGAATCCGGGCAGGGCCATAATCAATATGGCAGAGGCCACTATTATTTTTGATGGGCAGGTTTTGAGCCTCGAGGGGGGAAGCCTACAGCATACCGACCACGTGCATGACGCAGTTCCGTTTGCGTTGCCGACAGCTTCAGAAGTCGTCCGGGATCCACAGATGGTCACCGATGAGAGCACTGAGCGGGACCATGGGGGTTCTAGTTATGTCGGTACGTTTCGCGTGCAGCGGGTGGCGGTCCAGTCCGGAGTTAGGGCCACCCCGACCGCCGGACATGCAGATCCGGCTGGCGTCACCGCGGAAGACAGCCGGGAGAAAGCGTCCAGTTGTGGTGTCACCGCGGCAGACCGTCGGAAAAGGGCTTCCGGTTATGGCGTAACATCGGAAGTCCGCTGGAACAGTGCGTGCGGTTACCGAGTCTCCACTAGTAACATCAAGCTGCCGACCGTTCAAgaagttgtccgtcacattggggtgtgcaccgacgAGAGCACTGAAGGAGGCAACGGTAAGACTGGCGGCGTCGGCGGCAGAGAAGACGAGTTCACCGAAGGCATCGATGATGCGGTTCCGTTGCAGCTACCTACAGTTTGcgaagttgtccgtcacattggggtgtgcaccgacatgagcactgtaaggggcaacggtgagactggcgTCGTCGGCGATGATGAAGACGTGTTAACCGAAGGCGTCGAATACGCGGTTCCGTTAGTGCTACCTACAGTTCGCGAAGatgtccgtcacattggggtgtgcaccgacatgAGCACTGTAAGGGGCAACGGTGAGACCGGCGGCTTCGATAATGCGGTTCCGTTGGCGCTACCTACAGAAGATGTCCGTCACATCGGGGTGTGCACCGACATGAGCACTGTAAGGGGCAACGGTGAGACCGGCGGCTTCGATAATGCGGTTCCGTTGGCGCTACCTACAGAAGatgtccgtcacattggggtgtgcaccgacatgagcactgtaaagggcaacggtgagactggcgGCGTCGGTTATGCAGTTCCGTTGGCACCGCCAACAGTGCGCGAAGTCGTCCGTgacattggggtgtgcaccgacgTAAGCACTGGAGGGGGCAATGGTGAGACTGAGGACGTCAGTGACGAAGCAGCAGCAGCCAAGGGAGACAACAGTGGCAAGCCGGATCCTGACCAGCAGGGATTGTCCAGTTTTGAGAGCAcagaagagtcgtctagctacgggaactccgTCGGCATAGTCCTAACggggttgcccaagagacctgtcggcatagtcccgcaggagttgtccagttttcagagtacgtcagaagaatcgtctagctacgggaactctgtcggcatagtccttacagagttgcccaagagacctgccggcatagtcccgcaggagttgtccagttttcagagaacgtcagaagaatcgtctagctacgggaactctgccggcatagtcccgcaggagttgtccagttttcagagtacgtcagaagaatcgtctagctacgggaactctgtcggcatagtccttacagagttgcccaagagacctgccggcatagtcccgcaggagttgtccagttttcagagaacgtcagaagaatcgtctagctacgggaact ctgccggcatagtcccgcaggagttgtccagttttcagagaacgtcagaagaatcgtctagctacgggaactctgtcggcatagtccttacagagttgcccaagagacctgccggcatagtcccgcaggagttgtccagttttcagagaacgtcagaagaatcgtctagctacgggaactctgccggcatagtcccgcaggagttgtccagttttcagagtacgtcagaagaatcgtctagctacgggaactctgtcggcatagtccttacagagttgcccaagagacctgccggcatagtcccgcaggagttgtccagttttcagagaacgtcagaagaatcgtctagctacgggaactctgtcggcatagtccttacagagttgcccaagagacctgccggcatagtcccgcaggagttgtccagttttcagagaacgtcagaagaatcgtctagctacgggaactctgccggcatagtcccgcaggagttgtccagttttcagagtacgtcagaagaatcgtctagctacgggaactctgtcggcatagtccttacagagttgcccaagagacctgccggcatagtcccgcaggagttgtccagttttcggaatACGTCaaaagaatcgtctagctacgggaaccctgtcggcacagtccttacagggttgcccaagagacctgtcggcataaACCCACAGGGACCTTCCAGATTCGTAGAGTCGTCTAGCCATGGGAATCCTGTTGGCATAGTCCAACATGGATTGCCCAACTTTCCCACTTCCATAGCCCATCAGGGATCTTCCAGGTTTGAATCGTCCGGCTATGGGAATCCTGCTGGAATTGCACCTAGGCCGAGCAGGGATTGCCCAGTCAGGGGAGTAAATCGCAGTGAGTCGTCCAGTCGCCGGTTTCCCTCTGGTAACACCCAGAGGAACCAGTTTAGTCACGGCGACCCCTCGGTAAACCGCCAGAGCAGTGCGTGCGGTTACGGAGTCGTCGCGAGTGTACGCCAGAAGATCTCGGAGGATGGATCTCGGGGACCTTTCAGGCGTGGCTCTGAAGGGTGGCGACCCTCAAGTTCTCGCCGttgggagcggtcccagcggtggaaaTTAAGTAAGTGTGTAAGCGAGCGTGGGGGCCTGAAGTAA